In the Mya arenaria isolate MELC-2E11 chromosome 11, ASM2691426v1 genome, one interval contains:
- the LOC128208658 gene encoding uncharacterized protein LOC128208658, producing MIVISAILTVIVVVVGSVSLVLARKGFIRQQNDRMEQGRVFPDGVTPKQQPSGSRRPQSSKVYADINEETMEYYHHICERNSPDNNDEINVTNDPDIEIMPSEDFTDESESRRIVTKSEDKDDLDSTEETGRSVTQFNGDLDHVCKSDSTSGVNPKRSELVSMNDVLDLKTHCQINMAENRQMKAAKCCNEGGNIFVDLGQFQVDYIHAIASEECELLDNKNRSSNCTSSL from the exons ATGATAGTCATATCAGCTATTCTCactgtcattgttgttgttgtcgggAGTGTCAGCTTGGTATTGGCTCGAAAAGG GTTTATCCGTCAGCAGAATGATCGCATGGAACAAGGCAGAGTATTTCCAGATGGCGTCACACCAAAGCAACAACCATCCGGGTCTCGGAGACCTCAAAGCTCAAAAGTGTATGCCGACATCAACGAAG AAACAATGGAATATTATCATCACATATGTGAGCGAAACTCACCAGATAATAATGACGAAATCAACGTCACAAATGACCCGGATATCGAAATCATGCCTTCAGAAGATTTTACGGACGAAAGTGAATCTCGACGGATCGTAACAAAATCTGAGGACAAAGATGATCTTGACAGTACTGAAGAAACGGGGCGGAGCGTCACACAATTTAATGGTGATCTTGATCACGTGTGTAAGTCAGACAGTACGAGCGGAGTAAATCCCAAACGTAGCGAACTTGTGAGCATGAACGATGTTTTGGACCTTAAAACACATTGCCAAATAAACATGGCCGAAAACAGGCAAATGAAAGCTGCTAAATGTTGCAACGAGGGaggaaatatatttgttgatttaggACAATTTCAAGTGGATTATATTCATGCTATTGCGAGTGAAGAATGTGAACTGcttgataataaaaatagatCATCAAACTGTACGTCTTCACTATAA